A genome region from Bacillota bacterium includes the following:
- a CDS encoding glycosyltransferase, with translation MRVLLFSKAAVRAVYHKQYEHITAQRDVEELTVVVPPYWNEPHVGRLTLEEVYPRNYTLKVTPLRWNGQYHLYYAPLLPRLIRELRPDLVHIDEEVYNFATFHAALAARRIAADTVAFCWQNIYRRYPPPFCWFEKLLARILSGVIAGNADAAGVLEQKGFRIPIDIIPQYGVDTETFTPATPAATPPFRVGYLGRLVPAKGIDVLLESLRQCPDSCEAWIGGEGDVSVWRKQAERLGIAHRVHWVGAVPSKQVPDFLRSLHGLVLPSRTTPRWKEQFGRVLVEAMACGVPVIGSDSGEIPRVIGEAGFVFPEGDAHQLAQHIRLLSEQTDTWKALSCAARERAVRHFSMEKVAEAHVTFWKSVSKTPKQSKPLTRATDRG, from the coding sequence ATGCGCGTATTGCTCTTCTCGAAAGCTGCCGTCCGCGCTGTTTATCACAAACAATACGAGCATATCACCGCCCAGCGTGATGTGGAGGAACTGACAGTGGTGGTTCCTCCTTACTGGAACGAGCCACACGTCGGACGGCTGACACTGGAAGAGGTGTATCCCCGCAACTACACGCTGAAAGTAACCCCTCTGCGGTGGAACGGACAGTATCATCTGTACTACGCCCCACTACTGCCCCGCCTGATTCGAGAATTGCGTCCTGACCTCGTGCATATCGATGAAGAGGTGTATAATTTTGCGACTTTTCACGCGGCACTGGCGGCACGCCGCATCGCAGCGGACACCGTTGCCTTTTGCTGGCAGAATATCTATCGCCGGTATCCCCCGCCCTTTTGCTGGTTTGAGAAGTTGCTCGCAAGGATACTCAGTGGCGTGATTGCCGGAAACGCCGATGCCGCCGGGGTACTCGAACAGAAGGGGTTTCGCATCCCGATAGACATTATCCCGCAGTACGGGGTGGACACAGAAACATTCACGCCTGCCACTCCTGCTGCCACACCACCGTTTCGTGTGGGTTATCTGGGAAGGCTGGTTCCCGCGAAAGGGATCGATGTGCTGCTGGAGAGCCTGCGGCAATGCCCTGACAGCTGCGAGGCTTGGATTGGCGGAGAGGGCGACGTTTCTGTTTGGAGAAAGCAGGCGGAGAGGCTGGGCATCGCCCACCGCGTACACTGGGTGGGAGCTGTCCCCTCCAAACAGGTGCCCGATTTCCTGCGGTCTCTCCACGGTCTGGTGCTGCCCTCACGCACCACGCCGCGCTGGAAGGAGCAGTTTGGCAGGGTGCTGGTGGAGGCGATGGCGTGCGGTGTGCCCGTCATTGGTTCCGACAGCGGTGAGATACCTCGCGTCATCGGGGAAGCAGGATTTGTGTTTCCAGAAGGAGATGCCCACCAGCTGGCGCAACATATCCGTTTGCTCTCGGAGCAGACCGACACCTGGAAGGCGCTATCCTGCGCGGCGAGAGAACGCGCCGTGCGGCATTTCAGTATGGAAAAGGTAGCGGAGGCGCACGTGACATTCTGGAAGTCGGTGTCTAAAACCCCGAAACAGAGCAAACCGTTGACTCGCGCTACCGACAGGGGGTAA